A part of Streptomyces sp. NBC_01210 genomic DNA contains:
- the greA gene encoding transcription elongation factor GreA, translating to MTQTSENVTWLTQEAYNQLKAELEYLSGPARTEIATKIAAAREEGDLRENGGYHAAKEEQGKQELRVRQLTQLLEHAKVGEAPAVADGVVAPGTVVTIAFDGDEDDTTTFLLASREYASADIETYSPQSPLGSGVNGKKVGENAEYELPNGKTASVKILEAKPYTG from the coding sequence GTGACCCAGACCAGCGAGAACGTCACCTGGCTCACCCAGGAGGCGTACAACCAGCTGAAGGCCGAGCTGGAGTACCTGTCTGGTCCTGCGCGCACGGAGATCGCCACCAAGATCGCCGCTGCGCGTGAGGAAGGCGACCTGCGCGAGAACGGCGGGTACCACGCGGCCAAGGAGGAGCAGGGCAAGCAGGAGCTCCGTGTGCGCCAGCTGACCCAGCTCCTGGAGCACGCCAAGGTCGGCGAGGCGCCTGCCGTCGCGGACGGCGTGGTCGCGCCCGGCACGGTCGTGACGATCGCCTTCGACGGCGACGAGGACGACACGACGACCTTCCTGCTCGCCTCGCGGGAGTACGCGAGCGCGGACATCGAGACGTACTCGCCGCAGTCCCCGCTGGGCTCCGGCGTGAACGGCAAGAAGGTCGGCGAGAACGCGGAGTACGAGCTGCCCAACGGCAAGACGGCCTCGGTGAAGATCCTCGAGGCCAAGCCGTACACGGGCTGA
- a CDS encoding DUF4307 domain-containing protein — protein MAAVREQLPEGRYGRSADERADRKLKIVGAVLGVALLGMIGWLGYDYIAGQKISAEVIKFDVTSDSEVQVHLEVRKDTEATGTCTLRSRAKDGNEVGRLDVAVDQRGRKQIDQVVKVRTTARATSAELVECTAR, from the coding sequence ATGGCTGCGGTGCGCGAACAGCTCCCGGAGGGCCGCTACGGCCGCTCGGCGGACGAGCGCGCCGACCGCAAACTCAAGATCGTGGGCGCGGTCCTGGGGGTTGCGCTGCTCGGGATGATCGGCTGGTTGGGTTACGACTACATCGCGGGCCAGAAGATCAGCGCCGAGGTGATCAAGTTCGACGTCACCTCCGACTCCGAGGTCCAGGTGCACCTGGAGGTGCGCAAGGACACGGAAGCGACCGGCACCTGTACGCTGCGTTCCCGCGCGAAGGACGGCAACGAGGTCGGGCGGCTGGACGTCGCCGTGGACCAGCGGGGCCGGAAGCAGATCGACCAGGTCGTGAAGGTGCGTACAACGGCGCGTGCCACCAGTGCCGAGCTGGTGGAGTGCACCGCCCGCTGA
- the mca gene encoding mycothiol conjugate amidase Mca, whose product MTEQLRLMAVHAHPDDESSKGAATMAKYVSEGVDVLVVTCTGGERGSILNPKLQGDAYIEKNIHEVRKKEMDEAREILGVSQEWLGFVDSGLPEGDPLPPLPEDCFALEDVETAAGRLVKSIRTFRPQVVTTYDENGGYPHPDHIMTHKISMVAFDGAGDAEKFPESEFGPVWQPQKLYYNQGFNRPRTVALHEALLERGMESPYGEWLERWKEFQRAERTLTTYVPCADFFEIRDKALIAHATQIDPDGGWFRVPMDIQKKVWPTEEYELAKSLVDTSLPEDDLFAGIRDNA is encoded by the coding sequence TTGACTGAGCAGCTGCGACTGATGGCCGTTCACGCCCACCCCGACGACGAGTCGAGCAAGGGCGCGGCAACGATGGCCAAGTATGTGTCCGAGGGGGTGGACGTGCTGGTCGTGACCTGCACGGGAGGCGAGCGCGGCTCCATCCTCAATCCGAAGCTCCAGGGCGACGCGTACATCGAGAAAAACATCCACGAAGTGCGCAAGAAGGAGATGGACGAGGCGCGGGAGATCCTCGGCGTCAGCCAGGAGTGGCTCGGCTTCGTCGACTCCGGTCTGCCGGAGGGCGACCCGCTGCCGCCGCTTCCCGAGGACTGCTTCGCCCTGGAGGACGTGGAGACGGCCGCCGGCCGACTGGTGAAGTCCATCCGCACCTTCCGCCCGCAGGTCGTCACGACGTACGACGAGAACGGCGGATACCCGCACCCCGACCACATCATGACCCACAAGATCTCGATGGTGGCCTTCGACGGAGCGGGCGACGCCGAGAAGTTCCCGGAGTCCGAGTTCGGCCCGGTCTGGCAGCCGCAGAAGCTCTACTACAACCAGGGCTTCAACCGTCCCCGTACGGTCGCGCTGCACGAGGCGCTGCTCGAGCGTGGCATGGAGTCCCCGTACGGCGAGTGGCTGGAGCGCTGGAAGGAGTTCCAGCGCGCCGAGCGCACGCTGACCACGTACGTTCCGTGTGCCGACTTCTTCGAGATCCGCGACAAGGCGCTGATCGCGCACGCGACGCAGATCGACCCGGACGGCGGCTGGTTCCGCGTCCCGATGGACATCCAGAAGAAGGTCTGGCCGACGGAGGAGTACGAGCTCGCCAAGTCTCTGGTCGATACCTCCCTCCCCGAGGACGACCTCTTCGCGGGCATCCGCGACAATGCCTGA
- a CDS encoding tetratricopeptide repeat protein, whose product MRDSHRAEAERLLVRAVEEEVRRSGGRSDSGVLLARGRAALDTMAANAGEEYAAYEQALAEAEVGQQPLAESFSRRNLSTAVLVTAVTAVAAIGADIALGTATGTALGAGAVVAVAGAATTVAKVTASHWPAAHRRAGALGQPGGAEQLRLQWLTALEVRGIRPFLDQQRMLASSTRTAKKATAVPQLRGTDRSAAARRRSVLEQSFGHLPEPEGPFAGRRDEMTQIAQWVHAARASTETKPTVVVLYGAAGAGRTTLAVRASHHLKDQFRGACIVDLRGDSEQPLSTRDALLHLLNRLGAPREQLLFRERSSAEQQVRRLSELYHQHLTGLPVTVVLDDASDAAQVRTLVPERSDSLVLVTARRRLELPDDIPAWVHQLPVEALDAAGAEELLRASAEDTSTGPYDAQSADQVRELCGGLPLALRIAGSSLGTRTAHQLAADLGAYGPVDPVERALWLRYTDQSEQARRLLRRLALAGRASLGAAAAAALLATDEQESQRLLSELAGAGLIDHVRASRFRLHDVVRSFARARLLDEEEAAERTAAQERLIQNYADLAGAVIRMVDGKMSTRAGQFGAHGFSSLDAALRWLDDESSFITSALRHAEGVNQQAVLNLLGALCDYCLLRGDLYRLGEISELSQAVDQGLLERSVRWRTGIAARQLGELDKARTTLSSVVGLYREAQNDSGTALALCSLGITLHHQGNLTEAAAKLNEAIELQSSDEQAEDRAWSLHALAAVERDRANINQALDLLATALRLHREGESLHGEAWTHFQLGQVCLRMGDVPRAEEELRTALDSYGRTRDGRGEAWAMTQLARARLVDGDPAPAVDQLRQALSRHRDNEDARGEAWTLYYLGQALEECGDRDQAVRELERARTMFSRMRDVYGLACARHHSGRVTRDQRAAQTGNLRNSGFARQLLVDARADFRRIGVAHGEAWTCLELALIDGGNSRPAQALALCDEAAALFTSYEDHRGADWARFLRCTLLPFASPGGIEVGTVVAQEELAELMGATHPSRDGKLEDCAEALAVMLERGVHLEDGWQAWHLGMVPNRHAREVMGVPVTAAK is encoded by the coding sequence ATGCGGGACAGCCATCGGGCCGAAGCCGAGCGGCTGTTGGTACGCGCCGTCGAGGAAGAGGTACGGCGTTCGGGCGGGCGGTCGGACTCGGGTGTGCTGCTGGCACGCGGTCGGGCCGCCCTGGACACCATGGCGGCGAATGCGGGCGAGGAGTACGCCGCGTACGAGCAGGCGCTGGCGGAGGCGGAGGTCGGGCAGCAGCCTCTGGCCGAGAGCTTCAGCCGGAGGAACCTCTCGACTGCCGTGCTGGTGACGGCCGTTACGGCGGTTGCCGCGATCGGTGCGGACATCGCGCTGGGTACGGCGACGGGCACCGCGCTCGGTGCCGGGGCCGTGGTCGCGGTGGCCGGGGCCGCGACCACCGTCGCCAAGGTGACGGCGTCGCACTGGCCGGCCGCGCACCGCAGAGCCGGGGCGCTCGGCCAGCCGGGCGGTGCCGAGCAACTGCGGCTGCAGTGGCTGACCGCGCTGGAGGTACGGGGCATCCGCCCGTTCCTTGATCAGCAGCGGATGCTTGCCTCCTCCACCCGTACGGCGAAGAAGGCGACCGCGGTGCCGCAACTGCGCGGTACGGACCGGAGTGCGGCGGCGCGCCGGCGGTCGGTGCTGGAGCAGTCGTTCGGTCATCTGCCGGAACCGGAGGGTCCGTTCGCGGGCCGCCGGGACGAGATGACGCAGATCGCGCAGTGGGTGCATGCCGCCCGTGCGTCGACGGAGACCAAGCCGACCGTCGTGGTGCTGTACGGGGCTGCGGGCGCGGGGCGTACGACGCTCGCCGTGCGGGCCTCCCATCATCTGAAGGACCAGTTCCGCGGTGCGTGCATCGTCGATCTGCGCGGTGACAGCGAGCAGCCGCTCTCGACGCGCGATGCGCTGCTGCATCTGCTGAACCGGCTGGGTGCGCCGCGCGAGCAGTTGCTGTTCCGGGAGCGGTCGTCGGCGGAGCAGCAGGTGCGGCGGCTGAGCGAGCTGTACCACCAGCATCTGACGGGTCTGCCGGTGACGGTGGTGCTGGACGATGCGAGCGATGCGGCGCAGGTGCGGACGCTGGTGCCGGAGCGTTCGGACAGTCTGGTGCTGGTGACGGCGCGCAGGCGGCTCGAGCTGCCGGACGACATTCCGGCGTGGGTGCATCAGCTGCCGGTGGAGGCGCTGGACGCGGCGGGTGCGGAGGAACTGCTGCGGGCGTCGGCGGAGGATACTTCGACGGGGCCCTACGACGCCCAATCGGCGGACCAGGTACGGGAGTTGTGCGGCGGGCTGCCACTGGCGCTGCGTATCGCGGGTTCGTCGCTCGGCACGCGCACCGCTCATCAGCTGGCGGCGGATCTTGGTGCGTACGGTCCGGTGGATCCGGTCGAGCGGGCGTTGTGGCTGCGCTACACCGACCAGTCCGAGCAGGCGCGGCGGCTGCTGCGCCGGCTCGCGCTGGCCGGGCGGGCGTCGTTGGGCGCGGCCGCGGCGGCGGCGCTGCTGGCCACGGACGAGCAGGAGTCGCAGCGGCTGCTGTCGGAGCTGGCCGGTGCGGGCCTGATAGATCATGTACGGGCCAGCCGTTTCCGGCTGCACGATGTCGTGCGGTCCTTCGCGCGGGCCAGGCTGCTGGACGAGGAGGAGGCGGCGGAGCGTACGGCGGCTCAGGAGCGGCTGATCCAGAACTACGCGGATCTGGCCGGCGCCGTGATCCGGATGGTGGACGGCAAGATGTCCACGCGTGCGGGCCAGTTCGGGGCGCACGGCTTCTCCTCGCTGGACGCGGCGCTGCGCTGGCTGGACGACGAGTCGAGCTTCATCACCTCGGCGCTGCGGCATGCCGAGGGTGTGAACCAGCAGGCTGTGCTCAATCTGCTGGGTGCGCTCTGCGACTACTGCCTGTTGCGCGGCGATCTGTACCGGCTCGGTGAGATCAGCGAGCTGTCGCAGGCCGTCGACCAGGGGCTGCTGGAGCGTTCCGTACGGTGGCGTACCGGCATCGCGGCCCGCCAGCTCGGCGAGCTCGACAAGGCGCGTACGACGCTGTCCTCGGTCGTCGGCCTCTACCGCGAGGCGCAGAACGATTCGGGCACGGCACTCGCGCTCTGTTCACTCGGCATCACGCTGCACCATCAGGGCAATCTGACCGAGGCTGCCGCGAAGCTGAACGAGGCGATCGAGCTGCAGTCCTCGGACGAGCAGGCCGAGGACCGGGCGTGGTCGCTGCACGCACTGGCCGCGGTGGAGCGCGACCGGGCCAATATCAACCAGGCGCTGGATCTGCTGGCGACGGCTCTGCGGCTGCACCGGGAGGGCGAGTCGCTGCACGGCGAGGCCTGGACGCATTTCCAGCTGGGCCAGGTGTGTCTGCGGATGGGAGATGTGCCGCGCGCGGAGGAGGAATTGCGTACGGCTCTGGATTCCTACGGCCGTACCCGCGACGGCCGCGGCGAGGCCTGGGCGATGACCCAGCTGGCCCGTGCCCGTCTGGTGGACGGCGATCCGGCCCCGGCGGTGGACCAGCTGCGCCAGGCGCTGTCGCGTCACCGGGACAACGAGGACGCGCGCGGTGAGGCGTGGACGCTGTACTACCTGGGCCAGGCGCTGGAGGAGTGCGGCGACCGCGATCAGGCGGTACGTGAACTTGAGCGGGCCCGCACGATGTTCTCGCGGATGCGCGATGTGTACGGCCTGGCCTGTGCCCGGCATCACTCGGGCCGGGTGACGCGGGACCAGCGGGCGGCCCAGACCGGGAATCTGCGGAACTCCGGCTTCGCCCGCCAGCTCCTGGTGGACGCCCGCGCCGACTTCCGGCGCATCGGTGTCGCACACGGCGAGGCGTGGACGTGTCTGGAGCTGGCGCTGATCGACGGCGGCAACAGCCGTCCGGCTCAGGCGCTGGCGCTGTGCGACGAGGCGGCGGCTCTGTTCACCTCGTACGAGGACCATCGCGGCGCGGACTGGGCGCGCTTTCTGCGCTGCACGCTGTTGCCGTTCGCCTCACCGGGCGGCATCGAGGTCGGCACGGTGGTGGCCCAGGAGGAGCTGGCCGAGCTGATGGGGGCGACGCACCCATCGCGCGACGGCAAGCTGGAGGACTGTGCGGAGGCTCTGGCGGTGATGCTGGAGCGGGGCGTGCACCTGGAGGACGGCTGGCAGGCGTGGCATCTGGGGATGGTGCCGAACCGGCACGCGCGGGAGGTGATGGGCGTACCGGTGACGGCGGCGAAGTAG
- a CDS encoding thioredoxin domain-containing protein produces MPNRLAHETSPYLLQHADNPVDWWPWSGEAFEEARKRGVPVLLSVGYSSCHWCHVMAHESFEDDATAVYMNEHFVNIKVDREERPDVDAVYMEAVQAATGQGGWPMTVFLTADAEPFYFGTYFPPESRHGMPSFGQVLEGVSAAWGERREEVGEVAGKFVRDLAGRSLAYGGDGVPGEEELAQALLGLTREYDERHGGFGGAPKFPPSMAVEFLLRHYARTGAEGALQMAADTCEAMARGGMYDQLGGGFARYSVDREWVVPHFEKMLYDNALLCRVYAHLWRATGSELARRVALETADFMVRELRTAEGGFASALDADSDDGTGKHVEGAFYVWTPEQLREVLGGEDGRRAAEFFGVTEEGTFEEGASVLQLPDGEADAEIRERLLAARAQRARPGRDDKVVAAWNGLAIAALAEVGAYFERPDLIERATEAADLLVRLHMDSGARLARTSKGGQVGANAGVLEDYADVAEGFLALAAVSGEGVWLEFAGFLLDIVVDQFVGEGGELYDTAHDAERLIRRPQDPTDSATPSGWTAAAGALLSYAAHTGSEAHRATAEGALGVVKALGPRAPRFIGWGLAVAEALLDGPREVAVVGPQDDAAARELHRTALLAPAPGAVVAVGEADSEEFPLLRGRPLMGGRTAAYVCRNFTCDAPVTDAFALARKLAN; encoded by the coding sequence ATGCCGAACCGTCTTGCCCATGAGACCTCCCCCTACCTCCTGCAGCACGCCGACAACCCGGTCGACTGGTGGCCGTGGTCGGGCGAAGCCTTTGAGGAGGCGCGCAAGCGCGGGGTGCCCGTGCTGCTCAGCGTCGGCTACTCGAGCTGCCACTGGTGTCATGTCATGGCGCACGAGTCCTTCGAGGACGACGCGACCGCCGTTTACATGAACGAGCACTTCGTCAACATCAAGGTCGACCGTGAGGAGCGACCCGACGTCGATGCCGTCTATATGGAGGCCGTGCAGGCCGCCACCGGGCAGGGCGGCTGGCCCATGACCGTCTTTCTCACCGCCGACGCCGAGCCCTTCTATTTCGGAACGTACTTCCCGCCCGAGTCCCGGCACGGCATGCCCTCGTTCGGGCAGGTCCTGGAGGGGGTTTCGGCCGCCTGGGGCGAGCGGCGGGAGGAGGTCGGTGAGGTTGCGGGGAAGTTCGTCCGTGATCTGGCCGGGCGGTCGCTGGCGTACGGCGGGGACGGTGTGCCCGGCGAGGAGGAGCTGGCGCAGGCGCTGCTCGGACTGACCCGCGAGTACGACGAGCGGCACGGCGGCTTCGGCGGTGCGCCGAAGTTCCCGCCGTCGATGGCCGTGGAGTTCCTGCTGCGGCATTACGCGCGCACCGGCGCCGAGGGCGCGCTGCAGATGGCCGCCGACACATGTGAGGCGATGGCGCGCGGCGGGATGTACGACCAGCTCGGCGGCGGTTTCGCGCGGTACTCGGTGGACCGCGAGTGGGTCGTGCCCCACTTCGAGAAGATGCTCTACGACAATGCGCTGCTATGCCGGGTGTACGCGCATCTGTGGCGGGCGACCGGTTCCGAGCTGGCCCGGCGGGTGGCGCTGGAGACCGCGGACTTCATGGTGCGGGAGCTGCGTACGGCCGAAGGCGGTTTCGCCTCCGCGCTCGACGCCGACAGCGACGACGGTACGGGCAAGCATGTCGAGGGCGCGTTCTACGTATGGACGCCGGAGCAGCTGCGCGAGGTGCTGGGGGGCGAGGACGGTCGGCGGGCCGCCGAGTTCTTCGGCGTGACGGAGGAAGGGACCTTCGAGGAGGGCGCCTCGGTCCTTCAACTCCCGGACGGCGAAGCGGATGCGGAGATCAGGGAGCGGCTGCTCGCGGCGCGGGCGCAGCGGGCCCGGCCTGGACGGGACGACAAGGTGGTCGCCGCGTGGAACGGGCTGGCGATCGCCGCGCTGGCGGAGGTCGGGGCGTATTTCGAGCGGCCGGATCTGATCGAGCGGGCGACCGAGGCGGCCGATCTGCTGGTGCGGCTGCACATGGACAGCGGTGCGCGGCTGGCCCGTACCTCCAAGGGCGGTCAAGTTGGCGCAAACGCTGGGGTGTTGGAGGACTACGCGGATGTCGCGGAGGGCTTCCTGGCGCTGGCGGCGGTGAGCGGTGAAGGGGTGTGGCTGGAGTTCGCGGGGTTCCTGCTGGACATCGTCGTCGACCAGTTCGTCGGCGAGGGCGGGGAGTTGTACGACACCGCGCATGACGCGGAGCGGCTGATCCGCCGGCCGCAGGATCCGACGGACAGTGCGACCCCGTCCGGCTGGACGGCCGCGGCCGGAGCGCTGCTGTCGTATGCCGCGCACACCGGCTCGGAGGCTCATCGCGCCACCGCCGAGGGCGCGTTGGGTGTGGTGAAGGCGCTCGGTCCGCGTGCTCCGCGGTTCATCGGCTGGGGGCTCGCGGTGGCGGAGGCGCTGCTGGACGGGCCGCGCGAGGTGGCTGTCGTCGGCCCCCAGGACGACGCGGCGGCACGGGAATTGCACCGTACGGCGCTGCTGGCGCCGGCGCCGGGTGCGGTGGTCGCGGTGGGGGAGGCGGACAGTGAGGAGTTTCCGCTGCTGAGGGGCAGGCCGCTGATGGGTGGCCGCACGGCGGCGTACGTCTGCCGGAACTTCACCTGCGACGCGCCTGTAACAGACGCATTCGCACTTGCCCGAAAACTCGCCAATTAA